The following is a genomic window from Candidatus Margulisiibacteriota bacterium.
ACCATTTGATTTTTACTTAAGTTACCTACTGAATCAGCGACCTTTTCCCAAGCTACCACAGAAATACGATCAGTTTTATCACCAAAAGCTCGGTCTGTTTCAATTGTAAACTTAGCAATGCTTTTGCCTTCTGTTGAAACCTTTAAATCCGGCTCATCAATTATTGTACCAATCAATATTATTCTATTTAACTGAGCCATAAAACTAAATTAATCCTTTTTTGTTATCATATGACGAACTACGTTTTCGTCAATTTTAATATTATAGTCGAGCTTGGTAAGCTCGCCTTGTTCTTTTTCAAAATTAATTAACACGTAATATGCTTCGTTAAGCCCTTTGTATTTTTTAAAAGCATAAGGAGTCTCTCTTTTTCCCCACTTTTCAGCATCTACAAAATTCCCATTTATTGCTTCTATGTTTTTCTTCATTTTTTCTATT
Proteins encoded in this region:
- a CDS encoding single-stranded DNA-binding protein, which encodes MAQLNRIILIGTIIDEPDLKVSTEGKSIAKFTIETDRAFGDKTDRISVVAWEKVADSVGNLSKNQMVLVEGRIQQRSFEDSDKNTTWVTEVVASFLKSFDGEKVSVVSGKDQEVTEDDIPF
- the rpsF gene encoding 30S ribosomal protein S6 — protein: MKYEILALLKPENTEEQVDLAIEKMKKNIEAINGNFVDAEKWGKRETPYAFKKYKGLNEAYYVLINFEKEQGELTKLDYNIKIDENVVRHMITKKD